The following are encoded in a window of Planctomycetia bacterium genomic DNA:
- a CDS encoding helix-turn-helix domain-containing protein, with the protein MEPRKRSRNSATPKQPSGGLNLAARQAAVAEKIDAKPVEQQAALRAALLPAADPKRKPKRWPTLDVQLRKIIGKVGISQNQLAKLAGVPQSALSRFIDGGDIRIDTATKLADALGIEFRVHLQGDENPAAP; encoded by the coding sequence ATGGAACCCCGCAAGCGTTCGCGGAATTCTGCAACGCCAAAGCAGCCAAGCGGCGGCCTAAATCTAGCGGCCCGGCAAGCAGCCGTTGCGGAGAAGATCGACGCCAAGCCGGTAGAACAGCAAGCCGCGCTTCGCGCCGCCTTATTGCCCGCTGCCGATCCAAAGCGAAAGCCGAAACGATGGCCGACGCTTGATGTGCAACTGCGAAAAATTATCGGCAAGGTTGGTATCTCTCAAAATCAACTCGCGAAACTTGCCGGGGTGCCGCAGTCTGCGCTCAGTCGCTTTATCGACGGCGGAGACATTCGCATCGACACCGCAACGAAGCTGGCCGACGCGCTGGGTATCGAATTTCGCGTACATCTCCAGGGTGACGAGAACCCGGCCGCCCCCTAG
- a CDS encoding recombinase family protein, with amino-acid sequence MKVIAYVRVSTDDQADNGVSLAAQQMKAAAYASLYDLTIVETIVDAGESAKSLKRPGLQRALTMLRSGEAEGLVIVKLDRLTRSVADWQTLIDGYFGEKAGKQLFSVADSIDTRTAAGRLVLNVLLSVAQWERETTAERTREALKHKIRNGERCGKVRFGFDLSADGVLLVPNVAEQETIGTILSLRAKGYSFQSIADELTRRNITTKEGNAQWNPASVRGILQRQSSQAAA; translated from the coding sequence ATGAAAGTTATCGCATATGTCCGCGTGAGCACTGACGACCAAGCCGACAACGGCGTTTCCCTTGCTGCCCAGCAAATGAAGGCCGCCGCATATGCATCGCTGTACGACCTCACGATTGTCGAGACTATCGTCGACGCCGGTGAGTCCGCCAAGAGCTTGAAACGGCCCGGTCTGCAACGTGCCCTGACGATGCTTCGGAGCGGCGAAGCCGAGGGGCTTGTGATCGTGAAACTCGACCGGCTTACGCGTTCGGTGGCCGACTGGCAAACGCTGATCGACGGCTATTTCGGCGAAAAGGCCGGAAAGCAGCTTTTCAGCGTTGCCGATTCGATCGACACGCGAACCGCCGCCGGCCGCTTGGTCTTGAATGTCCTGCTTTCCGTCGCACAATGGGAGCGCGAAACGACCGCCGAGCGAACCCGCGAAGCCTTGAAACACAAGATCCGCAACGGCGAACGCTGCGGCAAGGTTCGGTTCGGTTTCGACTTGAGCGCCGACGGCGTATTGCTTGTGCCGAATGTCGCCGAGCAAGAGACGATCGGAACGATTCTCAGTCTCCGCGCCAAAGGCTATTCGTTCCAATCGATCGCAGACGAATTGACGCGCCGCAACATCACGACCAAGGAAGGGAATGCCCAATGGAACCCCGCAAGCGTTCGCGGAATTCTGCAACGCCAAAGCAGCCAAGCGGCGGCCTAA
- a CDS encoding helix-turn-helix domain-containing protein encodes MSTAAHYPIKLRTVKETAVICGLSTRSIYEITKAGRLRSVRPTPFSVRYTDADIAAFIESLRHPATVS; translated from the coding sequence ATGAGCACGGCAGCACACTATCCCATCAAGCTGAGAACCGTCAAAGAGACGGCGGTTATCTGCGGCCTGAGCACCCGCAGCATCTACGAAATCACCAAGGCCGGGCGGCTGCGCTCGGTTCGTCCGACGCCGTTCAGCGTTCGCTATACGGACGCCGACATTGCGGCGTTTATCGAGTCGCTCCGTCATCCGGCGACCGTCTCCTAA
- a CDS encoding ERCC4 domain-containing protein, translating into MSIIPAEIPQSSILVIQDSREQNPFDLEPLNFVVGTLSTGDYSIRGLEHVVAIERKSLDDMIACVGIERERFDREVQRLLAYPVRCLIVEATWQDIENGGWRSRVSPQVALGSLLGWVAAGLPVVMAGDHERGGKFAARILFTAAKRRWREARALLSGTEALV; encoded by the coding sequence ATGAGCATCATCCCCGCGGAGATCCCACAATCGTCCATCCTGGTAATCCAAGACTCGCGAGAACAAAACCCGTTCGATCTCGAGCCGCTGAATTTCGTCGTCGGCACGTTGTCGACCGGAGACTATTCGATTCGAGGCCTTGAGCACGTTGTTGCCATCGAGCGCAAGAGCCTTGACGACATGATCGCGTGCGTGGGCATCGAGCGTGAACGCTTCGACCGTGAAGTTCAACGCTTGCTCGCCTATCCGGTCCGCTGCCTGATCGTCGAAGCGACTTGGCAAGACATCGAGAACGGCGGTTGGCGGTCGCGAGTGTCGCCGCAAGTCGCGCTCGGCTCGCTCTTGGGATGGGTCGCGGCCGGCTTGCCCGTCGTCATGGCGGGGGACCACGAACGCGGCGGTAAGTTCGCCGCTCGCATTCTTTTCACCGCAGCGAAACGCCGTTGGCGCGAAGCTCGGGCGCTGCTTAGCGGCACGGAGGCGTTGGTATGA